The following DNA comes from Mya arenaria isolate MELC-2E11 chromosome 11, ASM2691426v1.
CCTTGCGTATGTAACATAACAATGAGTCCACTTTAAAACCCTGCTTGATAACACTCGTGGTAGGCTGAAATATACCGCGGTGGTTCAAGGACGCGCTCGGTAACTGTGCGCCAGTCAGTGCGAAACACGTTGTGAACGTGTACAGGCTAAATGAAAGTATTTCTTCACGCCGTCAACAGCCTGCTGGCATCACGTATctggatttatttttaaattgtgcaacaatttataaattgttaagCTTATTTTCTCAGTGTTTATTGAAATGCGACCTATTAATTACTCTTCTTTTGAATTACAGTACATGGAACAAAAGGACTCCGGATTTAAGTtggtttattgataaaaaatatttgagaaacTTGGTGAATGGTAGAAAGGGACATGAATCAAATTCGAATTAAGGTTGATAACAGAACATGAAGAATTTAAACCCATTTCAGTTTGTAACTAAAGTGTATTGGGtttagttctggcttccataactttaaagggactgtaaaCCAGATTgccaccaaaaaaagttttttctgtaacaaatctcaggacaattatttaatagaatgtgttacgcttttatatcataattgtaaaaacagtaccaaaatgtaaaaaaaaaatgtgtcggagactgggttcgaacccgtgtcgccaaaattgcagtccagcgtcgtatcaactgtgctacgaaggcttactctcaACAACTGGTacatttaagctatatacctaacttggtaatatcacgtgataaaattgcctagccaatcacgcataaagaatgaattctactaggtagacatacccagtaatctttttttatggaaaaatacgaaatatctgctaaacttaaataaattgtaaactatgcagtacttcagttagtaagtttcagtgcattgtacacattaataccaagtttatatcagatttgacaattttctttttttcttgcaaattgatcatctggtgcacagttgctttaatgttgatattcatttttttttatgattactACACATTAAAGAACTCCTccaaaaggtaatatataacgtgtttgCTGAAGTTCTTCATCTATATTGGGTTAAGTAGTGACCAGTCGCCAGTTTTCAATCAAACAATTCACTAGGGGGTCCAAGGGGTGGCGCTCCCCTCCGccatccaagtttactttttatttaattaaatataggagaaaaaagtaataaaatacactaaaattgcaccatttcagactagaaattgtataaaaaatttGAGTACCCCCAACATTTATAACTAGTTTTTTTTTCGATTCCGCAGGAGGGGTGCAAGTCCAAAGGTTATGCCCCTAAGTTgcgccccctctaacatcaaataCAGGATCCGCCCCTGCAAATAGatgacatatattttgaaaaaaaaataagcacaTGGTTGCATTATCAAATGGATTAACTGATAAACCTCCAACAAGCGAGCTTCACATGTGCCAATAATTGCTTTCGCTACTGGTCCATTGTGAATGGAGCTTACATTTGTGGATCAAAAAACATTTCCACGTGAAGGATGCATCCCAAGTTGCACTTCTATAATGTAAAATACTGGATCTGCATCTggtttatatactagtatatcatagtttgaaaacaagagctgttacaGAGACGGCGTGCTTGACTTTTTGGCCGCTTTTAAGTTTACAGATTGCATAGTTTGGGATCACTGTAAGATTACATGACATGCAAAACTAGCATTAAaagattaaaagaaataaaggaGCAAGCTTTGCATTGTATGCATGATATATCATACTCGATCCTTGATTGTATacagtttcaatgcaatacaaaaaGTAGTTGCAGAGTTATTGACTTGGGCTTACATgcaaaccttaaccagaatttctaaatcaaataatcaatcggcacatttatatatatatatatatatatatattatatagagttatcttacttgattaggAGCGCTTGTATAGTTTCAATGCAATGCCAAATGCATTTGCTGAGAATATGGCTTAAacgtggttacatgcaaaaccttcaatgtaatacatgatgtaaaaaaaacttctgatacatttacataaagggactagacaccagatggtcccaaaaacGGCAAATGCAGTATTTCCTGCTAGAAGCCTAGAATTGTCGATACGAGCTCGGAAGAGGTGgttaatacatcactttacatgattatgagaatattttgttattagtCCATGTGGTTAACATGCAAAAACTTAACCAGAGTTTGTAAGTCAAATAATATAGGgccttaatttgaattttatgcaAAAAGGAGTTATCTGACTTGGTGATTAAGGTatgttggatggttgagtaccattgtatacagtatacatcaagtatttgctgagatattgaccaACGTGTCCTTACATGAAAAACCTCAAATCAtgaagggccataatttgcatatttttcaaaatattgttatctaacttcactAATAAAGTAGGTTAGGTGCGAACACATCTCTAAAGCttgaatgcaatacatgatgcatttgTTGGGATAATGACTTGAAGGTGCTAACGTGAGTAGTATTGGTCTCCTTGTTCTTTGAGTATTGTTCTTttagtagagctaaaaattaagatacaagtatattttttcttttattttcaactacaatgcatacaacaagcatatttaattttatgtaaaactaTTCTTATAAAaccatataaacaataataataataataataataataataatggtattATCATATTATACACAAATGTAACCAATAACGGCAAAACAcgtcaaaatacatttatccattaaaataaaaaatacattaattacacataaattataaCGTCAACATTCCATAAACCAAGACAACAACTTGCAAGACATGCAAAGCCAATATTCACAACTAAGTTTAATACTTTCCACCAACAACTTTAGTATTACGTTCTTAGATTACAACTCATACCGACCAATGAAATCATGTATATGCATCAAATAAGCATCACGCTTTATGGCTTAATTGCTAAGTCTTGCAGCTTTACAACTTGACagatatgacgtcataattttgTTTCTTCACATGCCAAATGGGTTATACGGTAATCTTAGTCATTTAACACAAAAAGTATAAAAGCTCAATGAGTAAGAAGGGCTCACTTGCTTGACTCATTCTACCCTTCTTCGTGATAAGGGATTTTATACAATAGTGTGTTAACTATTACATTTTTCACATCATTGGCAGCACAGACATTTCAATTTCAAGTGGGATGAAAAGTACAAGCTGGACTCATAGATGCAACTAAATGTCTGTTTATTGGTTCAGAAGTATTAAGTAATCTGTAATACAGTAATTCTGTATATACTGTGGTACGAATCACAAGCAAGAGTTCAAACAGTTTCAAACTAAGGTGGAAAATAATCGGGGACTGTTAAGATACAAATTGTTCAGCATTTCGTCAAAaggacaaaaataaacattcagtAACAATCCCAATGCTTTTCATAAACCAAGCCAGCACCATCCAAgtggtgtgtgtttttaaatattgatgcaaTATGCTTATCTTAGGGTTGTATAATATAACGgatataataatatgtataactaatatattaacaatatatcTTGCATGTTTTGGGtagaaatatataagaaaataaaaaagatgtgaAAGTGAATAAGCTTGTCCATCGTCCATCATTTGACCCTTGGGATGTTTAATCCAAAACTGGGCCTCATCAGGACGAAGGACAACTTTCTATATGAGGCCAGTCTTACAAAATTGCCTGTTTGCAGTGGCCCAACTGATACCCAATATTCCCAACTTGATTTGTTTTCCACACCAAATCACCAAAAACATTTccaatttgatttattttccaGACAGAATCACCCCAAGCATTCCCAGCTTTGTTTTTCCCAACCAATTCACTGACAACATTCCTAACGTGTTTGTTTTACCTTTGGAGTAGCCAATTGCTTTTATTGTAGCTTTGATATCCTCGTTCTTAATATAAGGGCGTCATtccttaataaaacaataattccaTTCCCAGCAAACTTCTTAAAAAAGACTGGGTCAGGCAACtgcaaacaaacactttttgaaAGATTGCCTGAACTCCTTAAGAATGTAGGCAATATGATGGATGGAACTGAGTACATATTTATCATCAGTAAGGTACTTGTAATGAGTTTTTGATCAGACAATAACTAGCAGCCATCATTTTATAtgacaatataaaaaacatgctATGTACAGCCTAATGTCAGGGGCGTAACTTGACTGAAAATGATGTTCTAGGGTGTTCCTGATTTATTAGGAAATTGTAGGAAGTGAATTTGGCATATTATTTCAACCAATAAATGTTTACCTTAATAAATCcttacattttacaataaataatcaCAACAGTTTAACATCAGGATTTATTTTGGCATTGTTATTTATGGTAAGTTCGCAAAAAAGCAGGCTGCAGCCCGTAAGGCCAATAAAAAGCCACGACCCTAAATGCCCTTATCTAAATgtataactatattttgtttgaactgGACGAAACATCTCTGTTTCAAGGCAAATTTGAGACGTTTGTGAATGAGAAGCATATTCAGGTAAACTATTATGAGGTTCATGTATTGGAATCAAGAAAAACAGTAACAATGAACAAAATCTTGTAGAAATGGTAACAATTTTCACAAACTATTTTCACAAACCACTATTACTATAATACAACGATGTAAACTAAAAGATATTGAATACTATATTAATGCTTGTAGCTAGGCATGGGATAATGTAAAATCATATAACAGCAGACTAGACTCAAGTTAatcatttaaagggactcactcaagttttttttttatacagttCAAGGTtgcaaaaaatgatttcatgtaaaatgtaaGACATGCTTTCAACAATGATAATACATCATAAAAAGAGCTCTattataatttttgtttaaaaaataatgtaatagaAAAATGTTCTATTCTGGTTTACAATATTCTGCTCAAATTAGTATCTGTCATTTGCTGTCAAGTGTTTGTTCATAcagtaattaaaataactgaattaTGATTCAGTTAATAACAGATATCATTGCCACATAAAATCTGTGAGTGTGTCCCTTTAAGAGAAAGACAAtatatttcagacattttactaaaaataaaatggcacAAGGTCAAGTATTAACAAGTGCTTTTGTATAGTTCATAACATTTTGCTACAGTTATTTTCCAATGCTAGAAAGTGAGAATATCCTGTTGTAAAGGCCAGAGAGTGTCTCAGAGAAATAGCGGTCGTCAATCTATTAAAATCATCTGTTTGGGATCTGACAGAGTTAATTTATGTGAATCATACAGCAGCTACAGTGTCATTAGCACTCAGCCAATCTTAATGAGGTAGATTCAAATTTGGTAGATGACAACAAAATCTTCTTTTATAGACACATTGATGGACCAAGATGGATGCTTCTTTTTTTTAGGAATTTTCAATAATCTTATAAactgaaaaacatttatgacaaattttagaaaaatatgttCAGTACTTCTATTGTAAATTGTGTTGTCTCATGTTGCAAATTTACAGTTCATAGGCAACAACCTCCTCTTTCTTGTACACTTTTCTCCCCAGCCTTTAAGGACAATTATCTGGTAAAGTATGCATGTGTTACTTAAATGACAATCACATACAAATATTCCGCTCTCCTGACTCTATCTACATATCTATATTCACTAACCTAGGGAGTACGAGTTTCAGTTTAAAAGGTGCAAATCTTACTTTCATTGTAAAATTGCTGTTTTTGAAGCATTTAAGATGAACACTGCTACATGTTTGTGATGAAAAGCAggttttaacaataattttaacaccttgatattgattgttttttgctacatttaaatatttctgagTCTCAGACCCGAGACGTTTATTATAGTAAATATAGGCCCTGACACTAtctattgaatatatatacatgcaacaGCACATGTAACAGTAAAGTAAGTTCAATAACAGAACTATAAAGCTGACAACTTGGGTACAAAAAAAGGCATCAGTCTGTCATGCAAGGCAAGGCCAAGATATCTGTGTTTCACGGTACATAACATGGGGTGAAAGCAACCCGTTATATTTGATTCTCTATTTAATGCGATTAAGAACCTTCCCGCTTCATCCCACAAAATTAGATTAGCTCTTTATTGCCAAAATCAAGACAGATGccttaaaaaacacattttaatgaaaatgattattaagTTATTCATAGACCAAAGCCAACCAGTGTTTtcaattcataaatatttctgtataattatatttattgttatatatttatagccCTATCTCATCAACGTGCATACGATCAATcactttttcaaattaatatctCTGAGTggtaataatattgattttcaattttcattaaaatcaattcaattcaaCTTCTCAcacagatatacaattttttaGCTAACAATCCTGTATGACACAAACATTGTCTCACAatcagttatatttttcttttgctAAAAGAGTTCACTTCACAGACAAAACATTTTGCTTTAGCTCGTTGATTAGACGGTCCATTGGAATAATATGTAAGGTTGGTacattcatacaaaaataatttaaaaagccACACTCGCAATATCTTGTTGCAGGCTCTGTGATGATAAAATGGCCCTTTGGAATATTGCATAACGCTACTTGGtatattcatacaaaaattATATGTAAAGCCACACTCACAATGTTTTTTTGCGTGCCCTTTGATACAATGGTCCATATATGTAAAAGTACCTGGTACACTCATGCAAAAATAATTAGTAAAGCCACACTCGCAATGTTTTGTTCTTCGCTCCTTGATTAGAATACACTTTGGAATATAACAACATTACTTGATacattcatacaaaaataattagtaAAGCCACACTCCGATTTTTGTTGCACGCTCTTTGATTAGAATACCCTTTGTAATATAACAACGCTATTTGGTacattcatacaaaaatattttttaaaggaagATAAGAACACATTCATGAAGCAGCACCGAGAAAATGGCAAGACATAGAAAAAACACATTCTTGTTTCAATATGGAGAGGGAAAAAATCCTGTGGAACACAGCTGTTGTATTAAAACAAGGAGCCTTATTATAAGGGGGTGTTAAAAACTCTGCGGAAAAGTGCTCTCATTTTTCCAAACCACTTACCAAACTAATGAATCTTAAACGATATGTTGATTAGAAAATAGCATACTGAATTTGATTATTAATTTTGCTGCCTCAATGCATTATATTATGACCAACAAATCATAAAAGCTCCAGTATATTTCGAAAATGTTTAACAGAATGATATCACTTTTTCGCTTATTTTTGAACACCCCTTGTTTATACCAATTTATAACTATTATGCTACAAGTACATaataagggctattccatttaaacatataacccccctAATGAAGCAATTTAacccttttggggtccaaatCAGCGAtaaaagacacccacccatagactattgaaataattgcctccccccccccccccccccccccccgtgggttatatgttttactggaatagccctaacaGATCTTTTTCACATCCAAAACTTTTACCTGTATGTCTGAATGTTATACTTTCTTAAGAAAACAATTGTTGGTAAATTCTTTAGTTGTTTAATGATCTTTTAAGAGATTCATTCTCTATAAAAAGTAGTGTGACCATGCTGGATGGAAAAATAGAGCCATAGTCCCATATAATTCTTTTTCTTTCCATTTCTTCTTTACAGAACAACAACTTCTTAAATGGCTGCCAGTCTGTGACATTAATAGGAAGTATAAAATACACGACTTTATGGTTTACATATTAATCGCGACAAGCATATTTTACTGGTACAAAAAGTCAAGCATAGCTAATGAGGCAACTGGCCTTTAAAtttcaatgtattatatattatgaacaaaacattaatttgttttacagtaAGGAATACCAATTGGTTTCCATGTAAATCATCATCTGCCTGGTCTTGCTGGAAAATTTGGTAAAGATCAATAGCCATGTATGTGTTACAGATTTCTGTACAAATATGACCTTTCAAAGGTCTGCACTAGTTTTCGGATacctttataaatatttttgaccAAGTCCTTGTGAAAAGTACACGAAATTGGACGTATGTTGAATACATGGTCACGATGACAAAAATCTGCAGAGTAACAAGGAAAGTGGGAGTTTCTTCTGGAGTACACAGTATATGCTTCAGATCCATAATTCTCCCCTCTCCTACAGGAGTATCTATTTGGCTGAGCTCACATACAGAATCTAGTCGACCATGGATTACTATCAAAAAGGTCTGTGATGTGATGATTGTTTACTGAAAGGAGAATATTAAAAGCATCTAAACTTATATCTAACTGGACAGCTACCTGGTAAGCAATACTACAACAAATTTCCACAggtaaaaaacatgtttttgggctattggaatttttttttaatttgcctATGATTTATTTAGAGTCCGGCTTGTATAAATGTTGGTACATTACATACTGCTAAGAATGAAGTAATTCAAGCTAGTGCCTGTAATATAAAATTCTAAGACTGCCGaggtctgtgttgttttgtttgttggtCATAAATGAATCTTATTGATTTCTCTGTTAGGAATCTATAACTAATTGAAGGTCAATTATGTTCCTGTTTATCGAAAATACAGGTCAACCATCATCtttcaaaacaaagtttttttgacatacatatttttgtaattcaTGAGGTACAACCAAATACCATATAGAACACACAGGCTAACCAATTGGGCACGATAGTGCCCTTTACTATCATATGTGTATGAATGGCTTTTATCATTTTAGGGTTTTAGCTTTAAAGTTATGTAAGGGTGCTGCGCCCTGTCCTCTTTTGGTAGCACCCTCCTACCCTCATGAAGGCACTTTCTaacttcatagaattaaatgcttaagactgTCAAACATTCGTTTTTGATTAATGTTTAAGACCCATAATAAGACTACAGCGTGTGCACTCACAGGTATGAGATCAATTTCCTTTTCACTGAAGTCTGGGACGGGCGAACGGGCGTAACGCAGACGAAGCAGGTCGCCAACCGTGTCAATTGTCTTCAACGCCTGAAATACACAATTATAACAGTGTGAGCAGTTAAATGGTTATGGAGAGTGATAgtgagagtgatctagtggtcaTGGTGTCTCTCTGTCACCCAAGAAGCCATAGGATCAAACCCCAGCAGGTACTGTTTTCTACCGAAAAAATATCCTTTCCAGTTATTCATCAACTAAAAGCTCTCTTCACACTTAAGCCCATATCATTCAGTATAAACTTAACAATACAATTTGTTAGGGATGAATTTAACCAAGATGAGATATGTCTTGCACTACTTTCTGCCATCCTTCTTCTCTAGTTTGGGGTCATAACAATATCACTGAGAATATATACCAACTAGGGTTATATTTTATAGCCTTCTTTCTCTCATTATAAACTAACAGTTAatcatacttattttttcaaataattaggtTAAATTAATTGGTACACCTCTCAACACTTTCTGTTGTTATACCGTATTTATGTACCTATCTGTCTGAAGGGACAACCATACAATCATCATTTCTATGATAGAAATTCTCATGAGCATCATGAGAAGTTTGGGAACCACCAGAGAAGCATGCACGCTATGACGTCAAAGGTTTAAGCTGAGAAGAAATTGGTTAAAAGCCTCTTTCTGAAAGGagtcagaattttttttttcctgaaaaCTCACAATACATTTAACTGATGATAGTCTCATATGAATATGAAATCTATTTATTGTTGAAAGTCTTACTTCATCAATATCTTCCTTGGTGTGTGCAGCGGAAAGACAGAATCGGGCCCGAGTCTTTGAGAGGGGTGTAGCCGGAAAACCAACGACAGTTACACCAAGTCCACGTCTTATACACTCCCGACTAAATGCTCTGTAACGGAagaatgtaattttatttagtcCACATGTATTTCCTTCAACTGGATTGTCAAATCAGCCATCCACTTTTAGTCTTCATgactgttttcaaaatgttagaactcatttgcttttaaataatagttagTATTGTGGCATTTGGCGCTCCACACTCAGAATGATGCATGTACTTTTGTTATTCAAAACTTTTAGTTGGCAGGCTTGGTACAGCCCATCCCGCACTTAATTGATaagatgataataaaataattgcttgtttATGCGCAAGCTTCTAAtcaattcaaaaaataaataaaaatacaatggcCAAATGGATATATGGTGGTAGTAGTCTGCTTAAAggatttgtatttgttattgaatatgaaTCTGTCATGTGATCCAACTTGCAGAGGCATGAGTCTAACGCTTCAGTATTGTAGTACCAAGTTTTTCATGCATTAAGAtgtgtataacattttaaaattattaccgTAATGggtagattatttttttataggaaatttacatttgtaaatgaATTCTAAAAAGAAAAGAACAGAAATCCAAATTTCTTCAAAATGGCAACTTACGCCATCTTTGTTGGCATAAAGATGAGTAATGGCACGACTGGTGAATCCTTGTTTCCGTATATTATGTAGCCTCGCTCATGAAGATTGCGTCGGAAGTATCGACAATTCCATTTTAACTGCTGAATGCGACGCTTGCCTAGTAAAATAAGTTAAGTGGTACAAATTATCTTGAAACTACTTTTCTAATTAAATCCTACCCATACAActtttttcactttattgaaAATAGAACAAGAACTTATAATGGATAATTTAAAATACTGATACAAGGAAAAAAGCACATTTATATCTTGCAAAAAGCTATTGCTGGGTTAAGTCATTGAAATTTGACTTTTGGATGGCAAAGCCAAATTCATATATACTACCTCTTGGCATGActtttttgaacaagccctgctatatgaAACCCAAAATTTAAGCAAGCCAAGAAaccattttaccagtgcagggcttgtgctGATTTCTACCACTGTGGGTTATATCAAACTGATATCTGGCAAATAGACTTTATTGATTAACCGCTGAAGTATTCACAGCTGAAACTGCTTGATACAACAACAAATCCATTATCTTACTGATTGCCTGAATCTAGACAACATTGCTAATGACTGCATACCTTCAAGTGTGCCGTCCTTGCCCATAATGATCTTCATTGAGGAGAGCACCTGCTGTACCACAGGGGGCTGGGTTGCTGGCGAGTACACTGACATGTGTGATGTAAGACGTAGGTGATTTATCAATGCctgtaatatattgttttgtgtattatcatcacataaattttatttaatgtgtaCAAACATCATAATACTCCcaatataagaataaattatttaataccttttttgtttaacaaaaaatatgttcagaTGCTGCAAAGACAAAGACTAACTCGGGACGAAGTTCCATGTTAGACTTTTTATAAATCATAAGTGCTATCATGAAGTTTTTCTCCTAAATATGGAAGTTTGAGTCGTTCAAACATTTAACGCTCTCCATAACTATTCAACTTCTTAgataaacagaaaatattttacgtCTTAAAAATGCCAAATCAAATAAGAACTTATATTGGAAGTTAGATATACTTTCAATCTTCTTTTCAGTGGAAGCAAGTATAACAACTGGATAGTCACAATGACACTTCAGTACCTTTGATCCACCGATGTAGCCCCCAGCAGCCCCAAAACTCTTTGTGAAGGTCCCCATCATGATGTCAATGTCCCGTGGGTTGAGTCCGAAGTAGTCGACTACCCCACGTCCATGCGGCCCCATCGCCCCAACGCTGTGTGCCTCGTCAAGGTACATGTATGCCTTGTACTTCTTCTTGAGTCGAATCAGTTCTGGTAGACACACTATTGATCCTTCCATACTGTAACATGGGCATTATTTAACTATAATATTAGGCCACATGCATTTTGTGACTAGGTGTTAAAATCACTTGATCCAAATTTCACATATGTTAGACTGTCAAATTCAAATGTACAACTTAGTTTCATCCATAATTATGCACAAAAAAGGGGCACAATATGAAATCACTATGTTTCTCTTTCAAAGCCTAAAATATGTTTCTGACAGTTTTTTTTTGGTACAGTGTTTACATATTCTTTCTCTACTCTTCATTCCATTGAAATGATACCAAATTAAAATGGGGCTAACAGCTTGGCATCCAAAATTCATAGTATTGCACATCCTATAAAGCCTAAAGACAATCAGCAAAAGATGCAAAAGAAAACAGACAAAGTTCACATCAAATAGATTAATATCAAAGTGTTGCCATCAATAAATGTTGGTTGAGGTTACTTGTAACTCAAATAATACCTGTATACGCCTTCGACAACAATGAGTATCTTCTTCCATGGTCGATGTGTGCGGGGTTGGCCGTGGATCACCGCCTCCCGTAAACGCTTCTCCAGGTTTTCCATGTCtgcagacacacacacacacacataatatatataatatgtctaTGAATGGAGTTAAA
Coding sequences within:
- the LOC128207502 gene encoding serine palmitoyltransferase 2-like, producing the protein MVALTGKNGTVSINGKINGINGKSNGFHKNGISHKDGGAKVDDWKANYWESFEETPLLAAISTYICYGLLVLIGHIRDFLNNIGFLKVNACLEPKIPGFVPLFSTWESFYTRHVFRRVSDVLGVPVVSCPSARMNIIRRITHDYGWSYEVPKERFPVLNMGSYNYLGFSNTTGPCADAVTEATRKYGIISYNSRQELGTLDIHRDLDELVAEFLGTEAAITVPMGFATNSMNMPCLVSKGCLILSDELNHASLVLGSRLTGATIKTFKHNNMENLEKRLREAVIHGQPRTHRPWKKILIVVEGVYSMEGSIVCLPELIRLKKKYKAYMYLDEAHSVGAMGPHGRGVVDYFGLNPRDIDIMMGTFTKSFGAAGGYIGGSKALINHLRLTSHMSVYSPATQPPVVQQVLSSMKIIMGKDGTLEGKRRIQQLKWNCRYFRRNLHERGYIIYGNKDSPVVPLLIFMPTKMAAFSRECIRRGLGVTVVGFPATPLSKTRARFCLSAAHTKEDIDEALKTIDTVGDLLRLRYARSPVPDFSEKEIDLIP